The proteins below are encoded in one region of Rubripirellula reticaptiva:
- a CDS encoding DsrE family protein: protein MTRNSLMLSVTMLLLVPQLARSESDDGVDGTGQKVVVHLSHFTDDLHRCFMALKVANLMQDYGAEVTVFVDLEGVRIAERRERLDFTWREGSTTLAELYEKFDDGGGKVVVCPHCAHSAHLTDPSLKRNASIATTPMLGKLLIEADKVMDY, encoded by the coding sequence ATGACTCGTAATTCACTGATGCTTTCCGTCACGATGCTCTTGCTCGTCCCGCAATTGGCACGCTCCGAAAGCGACGATGGCGTGGACGGCACGGGGCAGAAGGTGGTCGTCCACCTTTCTCACTTTACCGATGATCTGCATCGCTGCTTCATGGCGTTGAAGGTTGCCAACCTGATGCAAGACTATGGGGCGGAAGTTACCGTTTTTGTGGATCTTGAAGGTGTGCGAATCGCCGAACGACGAGAGCGTCTCGACTTCACATGGCGAGAAGGTTCAACGACGCTAGCAGAACTTTACGAGAAGTTTGATGATGGCGGCGGCAAGGTGGTCGTGTGTCCCCATTGTGCACATTCGGCTCACTTGACAGATCCGAGCCTGAAACGCAACGCATCGATCGCGACAACACCAATGCTCGGTAAACTTCTAATCGAAGCCGACAAGGTGATGGATTACTGA
- a CDS encoding dihydroorotate dehydrogenase-like protein, translating to MSNELAVNYLGLQLTSPVVMGACPLTIQPETVRQLVDAGVGAVVLPSMLQEQIVHRQLKSTDPLRAISDSGYQSQQDKYNGGADNYPGIIANLKRVTCIPIIASMNCASKGDWLAYAEEIESAGADALELNVQSAIYDPHTTAATIESDLCEMVADLVSRISIPVTVKVSQRYTNLASITRQIRDVGAKGIVLFTHLPHWDVSLDRKHWTIAWELSPIDSLGGILEGIVRVYNANLNLSIAASGGVSNSDEAIKAMIAGADVVMVTSAVYREGPNAIRSIVDGIRRHLEINHYPTISDFQHSRPAAEIGPERIMRLQVTDPLTRSTTYFDPTPVVSPETGDAFGHKT from the coding sequence ATGTCAAACGAACTTGCTGTCAACTATTTGGGACTCCAACTGACATCGCCCGTCGTTATGGGAGCGTGTCCGTTGACGATTCAGCCCGAGACAGTGCGTCAGCTCGTCGACGCTGGTGTCGGGGCAGTCGTGCTGCCGTCGATGTTGCAAGAACAAATCGTGCATCGGCAACTGAAGTCAACCGACCCCCTGCGAGCGATTTCCGACAGCGGCTATCAATCACAGCAAGACAAATACAACGGTGGTGCGGATAACTATCCCGGTATCATTGCGAACCTGAAACGGGTCACCTGCATTCCTATCATCGCCAGCATGAATTGCGCGAGCAAAGGTGATTGGCTTGCCTATGCTGAAGAGATCGAGTCTGCCGGTGCCGACGCATTGGAGTTAAACGTGCAGTCGGCGATCTACGATCCGCACACGACCGCCGCTACAATCGAGTCCGACCTGTGCGAAATGGTTGCCGACTTGGTAAGTCGAATTTCCATTCCAGTAACGGTCAAAGTCAGTCAGCGGTACACCAATCTTGCGTCCATCACTCGGCAGATCCGTGACGTTGGTGCCAAAGGCATCGTTTTGTTCACGCACCTACCGCACTGGGACGTTTCGCTGGATCGAAAGCACTGGACGATCGCCTGGGAACTCTCACCGATCGATTCACTTGGCGGAATTTTGGAAGGAATCGTGCGGGTCTACAATGCGAATCTGAACCTTTCGATCGCAGCTAGCGGCGGTGTATCAAATAGCGATGAGGCCATTAAAGCAATGATTGCTGGTGCGGATGTTGTGATGGTGACGTCTGCCGTTTACCGCGAGGGGCCCAACGCAATTCGCAGTATCGTCGACGGCATCAGACGTCACCTTGAAATCAATCACTATCCGACGATCAGTGACTTCCAGCATTCCAGGCCGGCCGCCGAGATCGGTCCCGAACGAATCATGCGTCTGCAAGTGACCGATCCTCTGACACGCTCGACAACGTATTTCGATCCCACGCCGGTTGTTTCGCCCGAAACGGGCGACGCTTTCGGTCACAAGACCTAG
- a CDS encoding sensor histidine kinase: MLIDPNLIRKNRQADHSLEVSPLAIVVTDAAGMVQQLNSNASSLFGYSGSDLLAKPLQILFAPSLLSASASQGACCWAPLHDCESGQNFEVIGKRKDDSTFSVRVTLYRIDGGSGDRGWVAIIDAMQDESMQQRWIQAERVAAVLQMVSGLAHESRNAMQRAQSCLELLELDLSDRSDLLHLTNRIRLAIGDLHRSYEHAANYAKPIVLKKSTIHVASVCRDAMESWIRKNDRPAPELVVSRQAEQQFIVADPAYMRAVFHHVLDNAIIASPPDSNILLDCQSLPNADLTTLRDQGTGLTAEASMRMFDPFFTTKHKGPGLGLSACRRIIEAHEGTIEAENHPAGGVEVKIWLPAVPAARSLFQPSECE; this comes from the coding sequence ATGCTAATAGACCCCAATTTGATCCGCAAAAATCGACAAGCGGATCATTCCCTCGAAGTGTCACCTTTGGCGATTGTCGTGACAGATGCAGCCGGAATGGTCCAACAGCTCAATTCAAACGCGTCGTCCTTGTTCGGTTACTCTGGATCGGATCTGCTCGCGAAGCCTCTGCAGATCCTGTTCGCACCCAGTTTGCTGAGTGCATCTGCGTCACAGGGGGCGTGCTGCTGGGCGCCGCTGCACGATTGCGAGTCGGGGCAGAATTTCGAGGTAATCGGCAAACGCAAAGATGACTCCACTTTTTCAGTCAGAGTCACGCTCTATCGCATCGATGGAGGCTCGGGCGACCGTGGTTGGGTTGCCATTATCGATGCAATGCAAGATGAGTCGATGCAGCAACGATGGATCCAAGCAGAGCGTGTTGCGGCGGTATTGCAAATGGTTTCGGGATTGGCCCATGAAAGCCGCAACGCGATGCAGAGAGCGCAGTCTTGTTTGGAATTGTTGGAGTTGGACCTTTCGGATCGTTCAGACTTACTGCACCTGACCAACCGAATTCGCTTGGCGATTGGTGACTTGCATCGCAGCTACGAACACGCTGCGAACTACGCCAAACCGATTGTGCTGAAGAAGTCGACGATACACGTGGCGTCGGTTTGCCGTGATGCAATGGAATCGTGGATTCGTAAGAACGATCGACCGGCCCCCGAGTTGGTGGTCAGTCGTCAAGCCGAACAGCAGTTTATCGTTGCCGATCCTGCATACATGCGTGCCGTATTTCATCACGTGCTCGACAATGCAATCATCGCCAGCCCGCCTGACAGCAATATATTGCTGGACTGCCAATCACTTCCCAACGCTGATCTGACCACACTGCGTGACCAGGGAACCGGGCTAACCGCGGAGGCTTCCATGCGGATGTTCGATCCTTTCTTTACGACCAAACATAAGGGTCCCGGGCTGGGGCTATCCGCGTGCCGCCGGATCATCGAAGCGCACGAAGGAACCATCGAAGCAGAAAATCATCCCGCGGGCGGTGTCGAGGTCAAAATTTGGTTGCCCGCGGTCCCAGCCGCTCGCAGCTTGTTCCAACCGAGTGAGTGCGAATAG
- a CDS encoding helix-hairpin-helix domain-containing protein, with translation MVAINSSDPIHAAEDIDGLHENHEIADLLREIAVLLEEQHASEFRLRAYRAAADTIAGLPSPIRALLDHDGITGLVSLPTIGHSTAALVETYLRIGHMPLLDRLRGVANAEAYFTTLPGIGPELSHRIYDTLHVETLPELFAAAKQGRLKEVSGLGRKRIQAIMESLQSRTSSDAAANYADSDKSIPIAELLSIDREYRQKAEDDSLPKVAPKNFNPGKVAWLSILHTHRDNRNYTALYSNTEQAHQRHTTRDWVIIYRDDTDSHGRWTVITSQFGELQGRRIVRGREDECKEYYRNTSDFHQPDADHPPHAELPTKWEEDEGRRGIHG, from the coding sequence ATGGTAGCCATCAACTCGTCGGACCCGATTCATGCTGCCGAAGACATCGACGGTCTTCATGAAAATCATGAAATCGCTGATTTGCTTCGCGAGATCGCAGTGCTGTTAGAGGAACAGCACGCAAGCGAGTTTCGCTTGCGTGCTTACCGCGCGGCGGCCGACACGATCGCCGGATTACCTTCACCGATTCGCGCATTGTTAGACCACGACGGTATCACAGGACTGGTTTCACTGCCGACAATTGGCCACTCGACCGCGGCACTCGTAGAGACGTATTTGCGAATTGGCCACATGCCGTTGCTGGATCGGCTTCGCGGAGTAGCAAACGCCGAAGCGTACTTCACAACGTTGCCCGGAATCGGACCAGAACTATCTCACCGAATCTACGATACCTTGCACGTCGAGACCCTTCCGGAACTATTTGCGGCAGCAAAACAGGGGCGACTCAAGGAAGTATCCGGACTTGGCCGCAAACGGATCCAGGCAATCATGGAAAGCCTCCAATCGCGAACCAGCTCAGACGCCGCAGCAAATTATGCCGATTCGGATAAATCGATTCCAATCGCAGAATTGCTCTCGATCGACCGGGAATACCGACAAAAGGCCGAGGACGACAGTCTACCCAAAGTAGCGCCAAAGAACTTCAACCCAGGCAAAGTCGCCTGGCTTTCGATCCTGCACACTCATCGCGACAATCGCAACTACACAGCACTCTATTCCAACACCGAACAGGCTCATCAGCGACACACCACTCGTGACTGGGTCATCATCTATCGCGATGATACGGACTCGCACGGTCGCTGGACCGTCATCACGTCCCAGTTTGGCGAACTGCAAGGCCGCAGAATCGTCCGGGGTCGCGAAGACGAATGTAAAGAATACTACCGCAACACCAGCGACTTTCATCAACCAGATGCAGATCATCCACCACACGCTGAATTGCCAACCAAGTGGGAAGAGGACGAAGGGAGGCGTGGAATCCACGGGTAA
- a CDS encoding Ni/Fe hydrogenase subunit alpha — MTKTLTITVNALTRVEGEGALHVQVNGDTIESVRLAIYEPPRFFEAFLRGRKIEEVPDITARICGICPVAYQMTSVHAIENALGIRISLGVRQLRRLLYCAEWIESHVLHIFMLNAPDFFDCHSGIELAEHFPDQVNMGLRMKKIGNGLLELLGGRAIHPVNVRIGGFYRLPTRDELARQLPDLRWALDAAVKSAHWIAGFDFPEFNIECELVAMKHASEYPMNEGEIASTRFPSIPVDRYEEYFGELQVQHSTALQSVRRDSQTPYFLGPLARLELNHGNLTPQAKKLFQDICPPLPLRNRFHSIIARIIEVVHAFEEAIAIIESYSPPSEPFTEYKSHASRGCAATEAPRGMIYHHYEIDDRGSVVSSKIVPPTSQNQLQIEADLREYLPRFLQESDETIASECEKLIRNYDPCISCSTHFLTLRLERT; from the coding sequence ATGACAAAAACTCTAACGATAACCGTCAACGCATTGACTCGGGTTGAGGGCGAGGGGGCGTTGCACGTCCAGGTCAATGGCGACACGATCGAAAGCGTCCGGCTCGCCATCTATGAACCACCGCGATTCTTTGAAGCGTTTCTACGTGGTCGTAAAATTGAAGAAGTGCCAGACATCACCGCCCGAATCTGTGGCATCTGTCCAGTCGCATATCAAATGACGTCGGTGCACGCGATTGAAAATGCGCTCGGCATTCGGATCAGTCTCGGTGTTCGGCAACTACGACGTTTGCTGTACTGTGCCGAGTGGATCGAGAGTCATGTACTTCACATCTTCATGCTCAACGCTCCCGATTTCTTCGATTGCCACAGCGGCATTGAACTGGCCGAGCATTTTCCGGATCAGGTCAACATGGGCCTGCGAATGAAGAAGATCGGCAACGGATTGCTGGAGCTGCTGGGTGGACGGGCGATCCATCCCGTCAACGTTCGAATCGGTGGCTTCTATCGTTTGCCGACCCGTGACGAACTCGCCCGTCAGCTTCCAGACCTGCGGTGGGCACTCGACGCTGCCGTTAAGTCCGCCCATTGGATCGCCGGTTTTGACTTCCCGGAATTCAATATCGAATGCGAGTTGGTGGCGATGAAACACGCAAGCGAGTATCCCATGAACGAAGGTGAAATTGCTTCAACGCGATTCCCGTCGATTCCGGTTGATCGTTACGAAGAATACTTCGGTGAACTGCAAGTCCAGCATAGCACCGCGTTGCAATCGGTCCGGCGTGACTCGCAAACGCCCTACTTTCTAGGTCCGCTGGCACGCCTTGAACTGAATCACGGAAACCTAACGCCGCAAGCAAAGAAACTGTTTCAAGATATTTGCCCGCCTTTGCCTCTGCGAAATCGTTTCCATTCGATCATTGCTCGAATTATCGAAGTCGTCCATGCGTTTGAAGAGGCGATCGCGATCATTGAAAGCTATTCGCCACCGAGCGAACCTTTTACCGAATACAAATCCCACGCCAGTCGCGGTTGCGCCGCCACCGAAGCTCCGCGCGGCATGATCTATCATCACTATGAAATTGACGATCGCGGGTCAGTGGTGTCATCAAAGATCGTACCACCGACATCTCAAAATCAATTACAAATTGAAGCCGACCTGCGAGAATACTTGCCGCGTTTCTTGCAGGAGTCGGATGAAACGATCGCTTCGGAGTGTGAAAAACTGATCCGCAACTACGATCCCTGCATCAGTTGCTCAACCCACTTTCTGACGCTGCGTCTGGAACGAACATGA
- a CDS encoding universal stress protein, whose amino-acid sequence MKVLLPIDGSAAASDAVKFVRSLADNQTVDVIVVMVSYDPSKYSFQPWVPEWTVQENARAEATLSKAKQLLAETCNSVLTIHGSGAPIPFLLKQAIDSDVDLIVLGAVGHSAVSRLLLGSVSDTIASQAKCSVVVVRPSDNDTGRPQRLVLAYDRSAASREAVAELMQWNLRGDTKVDVVSVVQNPFIFVGEGYVAEPNMVTPEQIQPVSETAERMASQIADHFHQTQSHVPVADHIGDAIVQAAQKEKAELIIVGDTGHSLLGELFLGSTSKYVLRHAPCSVWISRHHYKSDKSARENDDAVAAS is encoded by the coding sequence ATGAAAGTGCTTTTGCCGATCGATGGTTCTGCGGCGGCAAGCGATGCTGTCAAATTTGTTCGATCATTGGCCGACAATCAAACTGTCGACGTGATCGTTGTGATGGTTTCCTATGACCCGTCGAAGTACTCGTTTCAACCTTGGGTTCCTGAGTGGACTGTTCAGGAGAACGCGAGGGCGGAAGCGACTCTCAGCAAAGCGAAGCAATTGCTTGCTGAAACATGCAATTCCGTGTTAACGATTCACGGATCGGGAGCACCGATTCCATTCCTATTGAAGCAAGCGATCGATTCGGACGTCGATTTGATCGTTTTGGGTGCGGTCGGACATTCGGCGGTTAGCCGTCTGCTGCTGGGAAGTGTTTCTGACACGATTGCTTCGCAAGCAAAGTGCTCGGTCGTTGTCGTCCGTCCGTCGGATAACGATACGGGGCGGCCCCAACGGTTGGTGCTTGCGTACGATAGATCCGCCGCATCGCGCGAAGCCGTGGCTGAACTGATGCAGTGGAACCTGCGTGGGGACACAAAGGTGGATGTCGTCAGCGTCGTGCAGAACCCGTTTATCTTTGTCGGCGAAGGCTATGTTGCCGAACCGAATATGGTTACGCCAGAGCAGATCCAACCGGTCAGCGAGACCGCCGAACGAATGGCCAGCCAAATCGCAGACCACTTCCACCAAACGCAGTCTCATGTTCCGGTAGCGGATCACATTGGTGACGCCATCGTCCAGGCTGCTCAGAAGGAAAAGGCCGAGTTGATTATCGTTGGCGATACAGGACACAGTCTGCTCGGCGAGCTGTTTTTAGGCAGCACATCCAAGTACGTCTTGCGCCACGCGCCGTGCAGCGTTTGGATCTCACGACACCACTACAAGTCGGACAAGTCGGCACGTGAGAACGATGATGCTGTCGCGGCAAGCTGA
- a CDS encoding ATP-dependent 6-phosphofructokinase, with protein sequence MKIGVLCSGGDAPGMNACLRSVVRAAVSDGHSVVGIRHGYQGLLDEHFYGDESTGKAAPVMSARSVSHISERGGTILSSSRCQQFRSDNGVRMAVSMLDRHHFDALIPIGGDGTFRGAAALSKAWSGQVIGCPGTIDNDLIGTDFTIGFATAVQTAVDCIDKLRDTAESHSRLFLVEVMGRHSGHLALYTALAASAEIACVPEVAVIAAKVSVRVQLLKSLGKHSIIVVVAEGNREGGALALQEKLKESDCPYDTRAVILGHVQRGGSPTPADRILATRLGDFAVRSLAGGTSGMMAGQQNGRCVLVPFEETFSKHKPLPEHQIELLDRMSC encoded by the coding sequence ATGAAAATTGGCGTCTTATGCAGCGGTGGTGATGCGCCGGGGATGAACGCATGCTTGCGTTCCGTCGTTCGGGCCGCCGTATCAGACGGCCATAGCGTGGTGGGAATTCGCCATGGTTACCAAGGCTTGCTCGACGAGCATTTCTATGGTGATGAATCGACTGGGAAGGCAGCCCCAGTGATGTCAGCTCGCAGCGTATCGCACATCTCGGAGCGTGGCGGAACGATTCTAAGTTCGTCCCGGTGTCAGCAGTTCCGATCTGACAACGGAGTCAGAATGGCGGTGTCAATGCTGGATCGACACCATTTCGACGCCTTGATTCCGATCGGTGGCGATGGCACGTTTCGTGGTGCAGCCGCCTTGTCGAAGGCGTGGAGTGGTCAAGTGATTGGTTGCCCAGGAACGATCGACAATGACCTTATTGGAACCGATTTTACGATTGGATTTGCCACCGCTGTGCAAACTGCAGTCGACTGTATCGATAAACTACGAGACACGGCGGAGAGCCACTCGCGTTTGTTCTTGGTTGAAGTGATGGGGCGTCACAGCGGACACTTGGCGCTCTACACCGCGCTAGCGGCCAGTGCCGAAATTGCCTGTGTGCCAGAGGTCGCCGTCATTGCCGCCAAAGTTTCGGTGCGTGTGCAACTACTGAAATCGCTTGGAAAGCACTCGATCATCGTCGTGGTGGCCGAAGGCAACAGAGAAGGTGGGGCACTAGCATTGCAAGAGAAGTTGAAAGAATCCGACTGTCCCTACGATACTCGTGCGGTCATCCTCGGCCACGTACAACGTGGCGGGTCACCGACGCCGGCGGATCGGATTCTGGCGACTCGCTTGGGTGATTTTGCCGTTCGGTCACTCGCCGGCGGCACATCTGGGATGATGGCCGGTCAACAAAACGGTCGATGTGTTCTGGTGCCTTTCGAGGAAACGTTTTCAAAGCACAAACCGTTGCCTGAGCACCAAATTGAATTATTGGATCGGATGTCGTGCTAA
- a CDS encoding FAD/NAD(P)-binding protein, translating into MMLSRQADPWTVCPAVVREVQLETPGVMTYSIELTDAGMRDAYAAKPGQFNMLYLPGVGEAAISLSRLAVAGQPLTHTVRSVGNVTRELAAGGVGYPIGVRGPFGTCWPVDKAVGKELILVAGGIGLAPLRPVIHEVMEHRDRFERVILLMGARTPADLLYKNEYDLWRSHDIDVQTTVDRAGREWTGHVGVVTLMLDRVGIADPKRTVMFSCGPEVMMTYAIASVRRRGVPRGHLWLSLERNMNCAIGHCGHCQFGPHFICKDGPVLRYDQVNDLMRVDSL; encoded by the coding sequence ATGATGCTGTCGCGGCAAGCTGATCCCTGGACGGTTTGTCCCGCCGTCGTCCGTGAAGTTCAACTTGAAACGCCCGGAGTGATGACGTACAGCATTGAATTGACGGACGCCGGAATGCGAGATGCCTACGCGGCCAAGCCGGGACAGTTCAACATGCTATACTTGCCGGGTGTAGGAGAAGCGGCGATCTCGCTCAGCCGACTTGCCGTCGCGGGCCAACCGCTCACTCATACCGTTCGATCGGTAGGAAATGTAACGCGTGAACTGGCTGCCGGCGGTGTTGGCTATCCGATCGGCGTTCGCGGTCCCTTTGGTACGTGTTGGCCAGTTGACAAGGCGGTGGGCAAAGAATTGATTTTGGTCGCCGGAGGTATCGGTTTGGCGCCGCTGCGTCCGGTGATTCACGAAGTGATGGAACATCGCGATCGTTTTGAACGAGTGATTCTGCTGATGGGCGCGCGCACGCCGGCAGACCTGCTTTACAAAAATGAATACGACCTTTGGCGGTCGCATGACATCGATGTTCAAACAACCGTTGACAGAGCGGGACGTGAATGGACCGGACACGTAGGAGTGGTCACGCTGATGTTGGATCGTGTCGGAATTGCTGATCCAAAACGTACAGTGATGTTCTCGTGCGGACCCGAAGTCATGATGACCTACGCCATTGCATCCGTTCGGCGTCGCGGAGTTCCGCGCGGCCATCTTTGGTTGTCGCTCGAACGCAATATGAACTGCGCTATCGGGCACTGTGGACACTGTCAATTCGGGCCGCATTTCATCTGCAAAGATGGACCCGTGTTGCGTTACGACCAGGTCAACGATTTGATGCGAGTCGATTCGCTATGA
- a CDS encoding NADH-quinone oxidoreductase subunit B family protein, with protein MNLLQPPPSKKRLGVFKFASCDGCQLSLLSCEDELLEVAGKIEIAHFLEASSEIKPGPYDIALVEGSITTPSDIERIRHIRQQSKTLVTIGACATSGGIQALRNWGDHEEFISCVYTNPAYIESLATSTAIANHVSVDFELRGCPIDRYQLLEVLTALIADRQPRTPQHSVCMECKRRGTVCLSITRALPCLGPVTQAGCGAICPAYDRACYGCFGPAAQANCPALSQHYLATGTPATKLVHALRNMNAGAEIFQIESDRLERGSPER; from the coding sequence ATGAACTTATTGCAACCACCGCCGTCAAAAAAGCGTCTTGGCGTTTTCAAATTTGCATCGTGTGATGGATGCCAATTGTCGCTATTGTCCTGTGAAGACGAACTCTTGGAAGTTGCTGGAAAGATCGAGATTGCTCACTTCTTGGAAGCCAGCAGTGAAATCAAACCTGGCCCCTACGACATCGCACTGGTCGAAGGTTCCATCACGACGCCCTCGGACATCGAACGAATTCGACACATCCGACAGCAATCCAAGACGCTTGTTACGATCGGCGCCTGTGCAACATCTGGTGGTATCCAAGCACTTCGAAATTGGGGCGACCACGAAGAATTCATCTCGTGCGTGTACACGAACCCCGCGTACATCGAATCGCTCGCCACCAGTACCGCAATTGCAAATCACGTTTCAGTCGATTTCGAACTGCGCGGCTGTCCGATTGATCGGTATCAATTGCTCGAAGTGCTAACCGCGTTGATTGCTGATCGTCAGCCGCGAACGCCTCAGCACAGCGTTTGTATGGAGTGCAAGCGTCGCGGTACCGTTTGCTTGTCGATCACGCGCGCATTGCCCTGTCTCGGACCTGTCACGCAAGCAGGATGTGGAGCAATCTGCCCGGCGTATGACCGAGCCTGCTACGGATGCTTTGGCCCGGCCGCCCAAGCTAACTGCCCCGCGCTGTCGCAGCATTACCTAGCAACGGGAACTCCGGCGACTAAATTGGTTCACGCCCTACGGAACATGAATGCGGGTGCAGAGATCTTCCAAATTGAAAGCGACCGATTGGAAAGAGGTTCGCCAGAGAGATGA
- a CDS encoding sigma-54-dependent transcriptional regulator — MSESPIKLLLVDDEQDSRRSSARWMLRKGHDVTDVESAAEAMSLLEREHFDVGVFDMNMPGMSGLELLQRVQQDNIDIEVIMLTGQGTVETAVSAMKMGACDFISKPCSLGDLEFHCFRARERHELKKENKQLKAVISRTRPVAKLVGQSKSIREVARMIDKVAPTTKPVLIQGESGTGKEVVAQAIQQASQFADKPFVTVNCAALPENLVESELFGHQKGSFTGATAEKPGLFEIADGGTLFIDEIGELPLALQPKLLRVLEDGSLRRVGSHCERKVKVRIIAATNRNLKAEVDAGNFREDLYYRINVLSINLPPLRDRMGDIDGLIEHFLPKSYHLDSCVRDAFATYSWPGNIRQLINVLERATILADQFEISLDDLPDEIAHFGEIPPAFASGSSMVGGALSLETFQRMLGDPQFKLDDIVRVHVMEVLAREDGNKAGAARKLGIHRRKLYRLLDRFNGRPSVVKTTEERVCESIR; from the coding sequence ATGTCTGAATCACCCATCAAACTGTTGCTCGTTGACGATGAACAGGATTCTCGTCGGTCATCGGCCAGGTGGATGCTGCGCAAGGGCCACGACGTGACCGATGTCGAGAGCGCGGCCGAGGCGATGAGTTTGTTAGAACGCGAGCATTTTGACGTCGGCGTGTTTGACATGAATATGCCCGGGATGTCGGGGCTCGAATTGTTGCAGCGCGTCCAACAAGACAATATCGACATCGAAGTCATCATGTTGACGGGGCAAGGAACCGTCGAAACCGCAGTATCAGCGATGAAAATGGGAGCGTGCGACTTTATCAGCAAGCCATGCTCGCTTGGCGATCTTGAATTTCACTGCTTCCGTGCTCGCGAACGGCATGAGTTGAAGAAAGAAAACAAACAACTCAAGGCCGTGATCTCTCGAACCCGTCCGGTGGCCAAGCTAGTTGGCCAATCGAAATCGATTCGCGAGGTCGCTAGGATGATCGACAAAGTAGCGCCCACGACGAAGCCAGTACTAATTCAAGGCGAAAGCGGCACCGGCAAAGAGGTTGTCGCCCAAGCCATTCAACAGGCAAGTCAGTTCGCCGACAAACCGTTTGTGACCGTGAACTGCGCCGCACTTCCCGAGAATCTTGTCGAAAGCGAGTTGTTTGGCCATCAAAAAGGTTCGTTTACGGGGGCGACCGCAGAAAAGCCTGGACTGTTCGAAATTGCCGACGGAGGCACACTGTTTATTGATGAAATCGGTGAACTGCCGCTAGCGTTACAGCCCAAGTTGTTGCGAGTACTCGAGGACGGCTCGCTGCGGCGAGTCGGCTCTCATTGCGAACGAAAAGTGAAAGTGCGGATCATCGCCGCGACGAACCGCAACTTGAAAGCGGAAGTCGATGCGGGAAACTTCCGCGAGGACTTGTACTATCGCATCAATGTGCTCTCAATCAACTTGCCGCCACTTCGCGATCGGATGGGTGACATTGATGGTTTGATCGAACATTTTTTGCCAAAGTCCTATCATCTGGATTCCTGCGTTCGAGACGCGTTCGCAACCTACTCTTGGCCGGGAAATATTCGGCAATTGATCAACGTGCTCGAGCGTGCCACGATTTTGGCTGACCAGTTTGAGATTTCCCTGGATGACCTGCCCGACGAAATTGCGCACTTCGGTGAAATACCACCCGCATTCGCGTCCGGCAGTTCAATGGTTGGCGGGGCGTTAAGCTTGGAAACGTTCCAGCGGATGCTCGGCGACCCACAATTCAAACTCGACGACATCGTCCGCGTTCACGTGATGGAAGTTCTTGCCAGGGAAGACGGAAACAAAGCCGGCGCTGCTCGCAAATTGGGCATCCATCGACGCAAACTCTACCGTCTTTTGGATCGCTTCAACGGCCGACCGAGTGTTGTCAAGACAACCGAGGAACGTGTCTGCGAATCGATTCGCTAA
- a CDS encoding hydrogenase maturation nickel metallochaperone HypA/HybF: MHELSLVKSLLSQVRSIVVDNKSESAEEVVVEIGPLSGVEVELVRSAFNQLSSELNQSGTTLTIHEVPLVVRCLDCGCESEVRGFVFRCQHCSSGRVQVIRGDEFRLVSVTLTESPVNA; this comes from the coding sequence ATGCACGAATTGTCGCTGGTTAAAAGTCTGCTATCGCAGGTGCGTTCGATCGTTGTCGACAACAAGTCGGAATCGGCTGAGGAAGTGGTCGTCGAGATTGGCCCGCTATCGGGCGTTGAGGTCGAGCTTGTTCGATCGGCGTTCAATCAGCTTTCAAGTGAGCTCAATCAGAGCGGAACCACACTAACGATTCATGAAGTTCCACTCGTCGTCCGCTGTCTTGATTGTGGCTGCGAAAGTGAAGTCCGCGGATTCGTCTTTCGATGTCAGCACTGCAGTTCGGGACGAGTGCAAGTGATACGAGGCGACGAGTTTCGTTTGGTTTCAGTAACTTTGACCGAGAGTCCCGTAAATGCCTAA